The genomic region TCTTTACGATTATGGACCTACCGGTTCCGCCCTTCAGGCCAACATTCTCGATGCCTGGCGAAAGCACTATATCATCGAAGAAGATATGCTTGAGCTCGATACCACCATCATGACTCTTTCCGATGTTCTCAAAACTTCTGGCCACGTTGACAAATTTGCCGATTGGATGGTCAAGGACGTTAAGAATGGTGAGATCTACAGGGCGGATCACCTCGTTGAGGGTGTTCTTGAGGCTAGGTTAAAGGGTGACAAGGAAGCTCGAGGTatcaaggaggaagagaagaaggaggaggaggatgacaagaaaaagaagaagaagaaggctgtCAAGGCCGAAGCTGTCAAGCTTGACGACAACACCGTCGCTGAGTACGAGTACCTTTTGGCGCAGGCAAGTCAACTTTACTTGAATTATACAAATACTAACCCACAGCAGATTGACAACTACACTGGCCCTGAGCTCGGTGAAATTATCCGAAAGCACAAAATCACCAACCCCACTACCGGTAACGAGGTCTCTGAGCCCGTCGAGTTCAACCTCATGTTCGAGTCCAACATCGGTCCCACTGGCCAAATCAAAGGTTACCTCCGTCCTGAAACCGCCCAAGGTCACTTTGTCAACTTTGCTCGTCTTCTCGAGTTCAACAACGGCAAGGTCCCCTTCGCATCTGCTCAGATCGGTAAAAGTTTCCGAAACGAAATCGCCCCGAGACAGGGTTTGCTCCGTGTCCGGTAAGCTTTTCTCAAGAACATTTAACGGGATGATGACTGAGGGCGGTTGCAGAGAGTTCACCATGGCTGAGATTGAGCACTACGTTGACCCTCTTGACAAGCGTCACGCACGATTCAACGAAGTCAAGGACGTCGTCCTCGCCCTTTTGGCCAAGGGTGTCCAGAGCGAGGGTAGGACCGAGAttgtgaagaagactgTTGGTGAGGCTGTTGCTGAGGTCAGAACTCCTTCCACTTTTTTCCCATAATGATATGAAACTGATGATTGTATAGGGTATCGTCGACAACGAGACTCTAGGTTACTTCCTCGGCCGAACTCAGTTGTTCTTGACCAAGATCGGTATCGACCCTACTAGGTTGAGATGCAGACAGCACATGGCTAACGAGATGGCCCATTACGCCGCCGTACGTCCAATTACTGATGTCCAAAAAATCCGTACTAACTTCTAACAGGACTGTTGGGACTTTGAGATCCAATCCTCTTACGGCTGGATCGAGTGCGTCGGTTGCGCTGACCGATCTGCCTACGATTTGACCGTCCACTCTGTCCGAACCAAGCAGCCTCTCCGAGTTCAGCAACGTCTCGAGCAGCCCCGAACCGTTGAGAAACTCGAGTGCACTTTTGACGCCAAGGCTTTCGGTATGAAGTTCAAGAAGGACGCTACTATGATCAAGGAGACTTTGCTCGGTCTTGAAAAGGACAAGTTGCAGTGTATCAAGGACGAGCTCGAGAAGGGCTCTTCCAATGTCAAGTGCGCCGATGGAAAATCCTATGAGATCACCCCCGACCTCATCAAGATCAACCCCATCACCGTTACTGAGCATAGTAAGTTCCCCAGTGGTCTCGTTTAATCTGTTTTACTTACTTTATCATCAGTGCGCGAGTTCACCCCCAACGTCATCGAACCCTCTTTCGGTATTGGTCGTATCCTTTACTCTGTTCTCGAGCACACTTACTGGGCACGAGAACAAGATGCCGCTCGAGGTGTCCTTTCGCTCCCCACAGTCGTCGCCCCTATCAAGTGTCTCATTGTGTCAATCTCTCAGGATGCTCAATTGAGGAGCAAGATCCACGAAGTTTGTGAGTCCCCCTCTAAGAAATCGATCGACATAGCAGGATATCGCTAATGTCAGATTAAAGCCCGAGAAATGAGGAAGCGAGGTATCGCCAGCCGAGTCGACGATTCTTCCGCTACCATCGGTAAGAAATACGCCCGAAACGACGAGCTTGGTACTCCTTTCGGCTGTACTGTCGACTTTGCCAGTATGTTCACACTTCTTATACATATTTCCATGACACAGTCGCTAATCCTAAATACGTAGCCATTCAAAACGGTACCATGACCCTTCGAGAGCGAGACTCTACCGCCCAACTTATCGGTCCTATCGAAGATGTCATTAGCGTTGTTGACCAGCTGGTCAAGGGTACTCTCGATTGGGAGGGTGCTAGCCAGAAGTTGCAAGCTTACAGCGGTGTGCAGGATGTAGATGCTTAAAAATGATAGAGAAGAGTGGTGGAAAGAGGCTGTTTTATAGGGATTAGATGAATCTAATTATGCACAGGCGGGCTGCTTTTAGTCATACATACCTCAAACAATCCagatcatcttcttcttgatttGCTGGTCATTGTCAGATACGGGGTTTACTACAACTCTTCATCAATGTACTTGAATATTTATGAGCACTGCACAGAGCGGAAGGGTAGAGATCGTGCCCCAGCCATAGGGTTGGCATGGAGCTAGcttttttattattattgaCGGTATCCTAAGTACTTGACCAACTACGTGTAATATAGAGGCTAGGTGCCGGCAGCAAAAGAAACGTAATTTAATAGCGACAAGCAATCATATGATCACTTCATTCGCATTATCGTTACCATTCATCTGCTTGCATGAAATACAGCCCATATGGATCCACACATGCATGCATGGATTATGGAACACCCATTCTCTCAGTGTACTCGCAGTGTCTACTATTAGCCCTATACTTTGTATTATGGGACCGACCGCTTGCTCCCGCTGATGCTCCGCGTAATCGGAGTAATTTGTTGATCCAAACGACTCGGTTCAATATTTATCTCTGTCCAATCCTCATAAGCCGCCGGCAGATTCACCacatttctttttttttaaaaatCTTGTTTACATCCACGATTACCTTAATATCCCACTATACCTAGTTTACTTGTACATCAAGCACAAACAATAATTGACTACAATGGGCTACACTCTCGCTGTCCTCGGTACGTTTCCGCGTACCTGCGTTCAGCGGAACATGGGCTGATGTTCTTTCCAGGATGCGGTACCATGGGTGTCGCCATTCTCTCTGGTGTGATCTCCTCCCTCGAAACCCGcgcttctcttcctcgcaACCCCAATGCTTCATCCCAGCCTCCCTCCGGTATCTCCACCCCTACTGCCTCCCAATTCTTCGATGCTCCTGAAGCTTCCCTTCCCAGCACTTTCCTCGCTACTGTCGGACGTGAAGAGACCGGCCGCAAGCTCAGACGTACTTTTGCTGAGATGGGACCTATCGGAAAACAAGTCCAGATCCGCGCTGGTCAGGGAAATGTTGAGACTGTGGACGAGGCCGATGTTATCTTGGTGTGTTCCAAGCCTCAGGTTGCGAGATCCAtcttggaagaggaaggtaTGAGCAAGGCGTTGGAGGGCAAGTTGCTCATTTCCATCTGTGCGGGTGTGACCATTTCCCAACTGAAAAGCTGGGTGCCTGAGACGACCCGGGTGGTGCGAGCTATGCCAAACACCCCTTGCAAGATCGGAGAAGGCATGACTGTCGTTACACCCCTGTCTGACCCTCTTTCCCGAACACTCATCCTCAACATCTTTACTTCTTGTGGCCGATGCCGATTCCTGGATGAGAAGCACTTTGACGCCTGTACAGCCCTTGCGGGCTCTGGTCCTGCGTTTGTGGCCTTGGTGCTGGAAGCTATGGCCGATGGTGGTGTGATGATGGGTTTGCCCAGGTCTGAAGCATTGGAATTGGCTGCTCAGAGTGAGTATTGGATAGCAGTCATATGCAAGCGTACTGATATGCTGATTCATGATTTGTAGCTATGCAAGGAACCGGAAGAATGGCTCTTCAAACAGGTTTGCACCCCGCCCAATTGAAGGACAGTGTCACTAGTAAGGCCCGTTCTAGTTCTTCCCTTTCATGCACTATGTTCTGATCAACCTTCCCCAGCCCCTGGCGGATGCACCATTGCCGGTCTGTTGACCCTTGAAGATGGCCGAGTTCGATCAACCATGGCCCGAGCTATCCAGGTCGCCACTAATCAGTAAGTCTTACCCcattctctcttccctccaaAAATCCACAGCTAACGGCTTTCAAAGCGCTTCCGGACTTGGACAAGACAAGGCGTGAAATGCAGAGGCTTTGGAGAGGGGCGCTACGGATAGAAGCAGACAAAAATGTGATACATTGCTGGTCCATCAGTATCATATGATAGAGTTATTCATGTATGCATCATGTTGGTTACTCTCTTTTCTAAATTGCGAGTCAATTTGATTGAGGAATGAGAAGTGGGGGACTTCTCTAAAATGACGCAACAACTTTCCGAATTCCGTCGGCCATTGATTTGCGCGATGGCGATAATCGATCGAAAATTGAGAACCATACATATATATTATATTTCCTATTCTTTTGTCCAGCTGAAATTTGACTTGTGTAAACCTGTAAACATGTCCACAGCAGAAACAAAGCAACTTTTTGAACCATCTGTCCAAGCTACAGAGCTTCTTAAGGAAGCGTCCATTGCCTCTGTACGTCTTTATTTGTGCCTTGTCATTGACCCACCTAACGCCTTGTCTCTAGCTTCCGCCCAAATCTTATCCCGAAATCCACCAAGGCGCTTCTCTA from Cryptococcus decagattii chromosome 6, complete sequence harbors:
- a CDS encoding glycine-tRNA ligase, with amino-acid sequence MVAAASVNHPSELTVPNKTAHAFDKSTLDALLARRFFFAPSFEIYGGVAGLYDYGPTGSALQANILDAWRKHYIIEEDMLELDTTIMTLSDVLKTSGHVDKFADWMVKDVKNGEIYRADHLVEGVLEARLKGDKEARGIKEEEKKEEEDDKKKKKKKAVKAEAVKLDDNTVAEYEYLLAQIDNYTGPELGEIIRKHKITNPTTGNEVSEPVEFNLMFESNIGPTGQIKGYLRPETAQGHFVNFARLLEFNNGKVPFASAQIGKSFRNEIAPRQGLLRVREFTMAEIEHYVDPLDKRHARFNEVKDVVLALLAKGVQSEGRTEIVKKTVGEAVAEGIVDNETLGYFLGRTQLFLTKIGIDPTRLRCRQHMANEMAHYAADCWDFEIQSSYGWIECVGCADRSAYDLTVHSVRTKQPLRVQQRLEQPRTVEKLECTFDAKAFGMKFKKDATMIKETLLGLEKDKLQCIKDELEKGSSNVKCADGKSYEITPDLIKINPITVTEHMREFTPNVIEPSFGIGRILYSVLEHTYWAREQDAARGVLSLPTVVAPIKCLIVSISQDAQLRSKIHEVSREMRKRGIASRVDDSSATIGKKYARNDELGTPFGCTVDFATIQNGTMTLRERDSTAQLIGPIEDVISVVDQLVKGTLDWEGASQKLQAYSGVQDVDA
- a CDS encoding pyrroline-5-carboxylate reductase, with protein sequence MGYTLAVLGCGTMGVAILSGVISSLETRASLPRNPNASSQPPSGISTPTASQFFDAPEASLPSTFLATVGREETGRKLRRTFAEMGPIGKQVQIRAGQGNVETVDEADVILVCSKPQVARSILEEEGMSKALEGKLLISICAGVTISQLKSWVPETTRVVRAMPNTPCKIGEGMTVVTPLSDPLSRTLILNIFTSCGRCRFLDEKHFDACTALAGSGPAFVALVLEAMADGGVMMGLPRSEALELAAQTMQGTGRMALQTGLHPAQLKDSVTTPGGCTIAGLLTLEDGRVRSTMARAIQVATNHASGLGQDKA